A single Calypte anna isolate BGI_N300 chromosome 5A, bCalAnn1_v1.p, whole genome shotgun sequence DNA region contains:
- the BDKRB2 gene encoding B2 bradykinin receptor translates to MLSITTENVTQFYNVVTTHQLTVSPGDFHNNSEVHQLEQYECINEDIEKWLQDFQLIFLWLIFILGAIENSFVLIVLCFHKSRCTVAEIYLANMALADLMLVCTLPFWAINISNNFEWPFGLFLCKVVNIMSYMNFYSSIYFLTMVSIDRYLALVKTMSLGRMRRAVCAKWNSFVIWSCALLICSPAMVFRNIKYYKEYNITACALVYPATYWEPVTNCLLNIVGFVIPLSVITYCTMQIIKTLRSNELQKLKVVQTEKKATMLVLAVLLLFIVSWLPFQISTFIDTIRYFSPKSKCLEEINYIVTQVTTYCAFSNSCLNPVLYVIVGKHFQKKAVEFYKGLFPKRCRKSESVQMGNSLDTLRTFISSECSRQKSGFPLPK, encoded by the coding sequence ATGCTATCCATCACAACTGAAAATGTTACACAATTTTACAACGTCGTGACCACCCATCAGCTGACAGTCAGTCCAGGAGATTTCCACAATAATTCAGAAGTGCATCAGCTGGAACAATATGAATGTATTAATGAAGACATAGAGAAATGGCTACAGGATTTTCAGCTTATATTCCTCTGGTTAATATTTATTCTGGGAGCAATAGAGAATTCTTTCGTCCTCATCGTCCTGTGTTTCCACAAGAGTCGCTGCACAGTGGCTGAAATTTACCTAGCAAACATGGCACTTGCTGACCTAATGCTCGTTTGTACTTTACCTTTCTGGGCCATTAATATTTCTAACAATTTTGAATGGCCTTTTGGCCTGTTCCTCTGTAAAGTTGTCAACATAATGAGTTACATGAACTTTTATTCCAGCATTTATTTCCTGACAATGGTGAGCATCGACCGCTATCTGGCCTTGGTGAAAACCATGTCTCTTGGCAGGATGCGACGAGCTGTCTGTGCCAAATGGAATAGCTTTGTAATCTGGTCGTGTGCCTTGCTCATATGTTCACCTGCTATGGTGTTCCGAAATATAAAGTATTACAAAGAATACAACATCACAGCCTGTGCTCTTGTTTACCCAGCCACGTACTGGGAGCCTGTAACCAACTGCTTGCTGAATATTGTGGGCTTTGTGATCCCACTCAGTGTAATTACCTATTGCACTATGCAAATTATCAAAACCTTACGAAGTAATGAACTACAAAAACTGAAGGTAGTCCAGACAGAGAAGAAAGCCACCATGCTGGTCCTTGCTGTGCTCTTGCTGTTCATTGTTAGCTGGCTTCCATTCCAGATCAGCACTTTCATTGACACAATCCGTTACTTCTCACCCAAGTCCAAATGCCTGGAAGAAATCAATTACATAGTGACACAGGTCACTACGTACTGTGCCTTTAGCAACAGCTGCCTGAACCCAGTCCTCTACGTAATTGTAGGTAAGCACTTCCAGAAGAAGGCTGTGGAATTCTATAAGGGCTTGTTTCCAAAGAGGTGCAGAAAATCTGAGTCTGTGCAGATGGGAAATTCCCTGGACACTTTAAGAACTTTCATTTCAAGTGAATGCTCAAGGCAAAAGTCTGGTTTTCCCTTACCAAAATAG
- the BDKRB1 gene encoding B1 bradykinin receptor, giving the protein MTETPPLNIPFSNQSENQSNSTICPDLHDWWEMVYYVVPKYIDAVCIIGVLGNIFVLFTYFLHKSPLKIAEIYLINLAVADLIFLTCLPFWAENIRNEFNWPFGSFLCRSTSASISLNMYTSIYLLVAVSLDRYLTFVHTLNHQMIRSKTMAKGICFLTWFFGILLSVPTFTFRTVKHFPMWNISACTLDFPTPLWVRAESLVLNIMGFALPSAAIIFLNFSTIRSLREKAREGRALRTKCCKEQKGVKATRLIFTVVLMFLLCWTPYHFFIFLDILYETEVIKGCFWGELLNFGEQFGYTLATTNSCINPVIYVFVGKYFRQKALEVFSQFIPCGFPLSWVSFKEKSSYFNMFPARSSST; this is encoded by the coding sequence atgactgaaacTCCTCCACTGAACATTCCATTCTCAAACCAGAGTGAAAATCAGAGCAACTCAACTATTTGCCCAGACTTGCACGACTGGTGGGAAATGGTGTATTACGTAGTACCCAAGTATATTGATGCTGTCTGCATTATTGGAGTGCTTGGAAATATATTTGTTCTCTTCACTTATTTCCTGCACAAGAGCCCCCTGAAGATAGCTGAAATCTACCTTATCAACCTAGCTGTTGCTGACCTTATCTTCCTCACGTGCCTCCCTTTCTGGGCAGAGAATATCAGGAATGAATTTAACTGGCCCTTTGGGAGTTTCCTTTGCCGCAGCACCAGTGCCTCCATCAGTCTGAACATGTACACCAGCATCTACCTGCTCGTGGCAGTCAGCCTGGATCGCTATCTGACTTTTGTCCATACCTTGAACCACCAAATGATACGGAGCAAAACTATGGCCAAAGGGATCTGCTTCCTCACCTGGTTCTTTGGCATCCTTCTCAGTGTCCCAACTTTTACGTTTCGGACTGTGAAACACTTTCCTATGTGGAATATCTCAGCATGCACTTTAGACTTCCCCACCCCCTTGTGGGTAAGAGCTGAAAGCCTGGTGTTGAACATCATGGGCTTTGCCTTGCCATCTGCAGCAATCATCTTCCTTAATTTCTCCACCATCCGCTCCTTAcgagaaaaagcaagagaaggaagagcacTCAGAACAAAATGCTGCAAGGAGCAAAAGGGAGTAAAGGCTACCAGGCTGATCTTCACAGTGGTACTCATGTTTCTTTTGTGCTGGACTCCATACCATTTCTTCATATTCCTTGATATATTATATGAGACAGAAGTGATCAAAGGCTGCTTCTGGGGGGAACTGCTCAACTTTGGTGAGCAGTTTGGTTACACTCTGGCCACCACCAACAGCTGCATTAACCCTGTGATTTATGTCTTTGTTGGGAAATACTTCAGGCAAAAGGCTTTAGAAGTTTTTTCACAGTTTATTCCCTGTGGGTTTCCTTTGAGCTGGGTATCATTCAAGGAAAAGTCTTCATATTTCAACATGTTTCCAGCCAGAAGTAGTTCAACCTAA